The Vicia villosa cultivar HV-30 ecotype Madison, WI linkage group LG1, Vvil1.0, whole genome shotgun sequence genome includes a region encoding these proteins:
- the LOC131643589 gene encoding heavy metal-associated isoprenylated plant protein 39-like yields MMKVVLKLEINEDRIKQKAMKAVSGLSGVESVSVDMKDKKLTLIGDIDPVRVVGKLRKFCHAEIISVGPAKEEKKDEAKKKEDAKKDPAKENIVINPFMFHGTHAYYSHQMKPQYNPYYGAVSVEEDPNSCVII; encoded by the exons ATGATG AAAGTAGTGTTAAAGTTGGAAATAAATGAAGACAGAATAAAGCAAAAAGCTATGAAGGCAGTCTCTGGCCTTTCAGGGGTTGAATCAGTTTCAGTGGacatgaaagacaagaaattaacCTTAATAGGAGATATTGATCCAGTACGAGTAGTTGGTAAGCTAAGGAAGTTTTGTCATGCTGAAATCATTTCAGTTGGACCTgctaaagaagaaaagaaagatgaagctaaaaagaaggaagatgctaagaaagaTCCAGCAAAAGAAAATATTGTGATTAATCCTTTCATGTTTCATGGAACACATGCTTACTATAGTCATCAGATGAAACCACAATATAATCCTTATTACGGTGCTGTTAGCGTTGAAGAGGATCCTAATAGCTGTGTTATCATCTAA